Genomic DNA from Petrotoga sibirica DSM 13575:
TTTTTTAAGTTTCATATCCATACATATTATACGAGGAAGATTTTTATATGTTTAAAAAACAGAAGAAACAGGAACGGTTTGTCATTAAGGAAGAACAATCATTAGGATTAGGTGCTATTTATATCGTTGTTGATACTCAAACTGGAGTTAATTATTTAATGAACACTGGTATTGGGCCAAAGGGTATTACACCGTTATTAGATTCAGATGGTAAAGTAATTGTTGACAAGTTAGGAATAAAGCAATGACGCATATGGAGACAGTCTGTCTGCTCCCACTTCTGGCGACGAAAGTTCGAGTCAAGTCAGCGGCACTGGTGTCAAGGCTTGAGGAATAGAAGGGCAGTAAATGACTCGTTAAGTTTGTTTATTTGCTTGTTTGTTGGATATATACAAAACTTGTATGTTTTTAACATCCAAATTCCCTTCATATAATTGTATACTATAATTATACCACAACTTAAAACAGTTTTCATTTCTCCAATAAATTGGAAAATGTTCCTGATGGATTTTCATAAAGCAAACTTTGATTTAAGCTTGAACCATTCTTTTGTACTATTTGCAATCTTTACGAGCATCAACATAACCGGCACCTCAGTTAGAACACCAACTATTGTAGCAAGGGCGGCAGGACTTTGTGTACCGAAAAGAGAGATTGCCACAGCGACAGCAAGTTCAAAGAAATTTGACGCACCGATCATACTGGCTGGTGCAGCGATATCATGTGGTAATTTTAATGCCTTGCTTGAAAAATAAGCAATGAAAAAAACAAGGAATGTCTGTATAATCAGAGGTATTGCGATCAAAATTATGTGTAAAGGATTATTGAGAATAACATCACCCTGGAATGAAAAAATGATGATTAATGTCAAAAGAAGTCCAATGGTTGTGACATTTCCGAACTTCGGAATAAATTGGTTCTGAAGATATTCCAGTCCATGCTTGCGGATAATATAATTCCGAGTTATCACTCCGCCTACAAGTGGAATGACAACGAACAAAACTACCGAAAGAATCAGAGTGTCCCATGGAATAGATACTCCTCCGACTCCAAGTAGAAATGCTACGATCGGAGTGAAAGCTACAAGAATAATCAGGTCATTAGTTGCAACCTGTACCACAGTATATGCAGCATT
This window encodes:
- a CDS encoding DUF6440 family protein, coding for MFKKQKKQERFVIKEEQSLGLGAIYIVVDTQTGVNYLMNTGIGPKGITPLLDSDGKVIVDKLGIKQ
- a CDS encoding helix-turn-helix domain-containing protein, translated to MKTVLSCGIIIVYNYMKGIWMLKTYKFCIYPTNKQINKLNESFTALLFLKP
- the arsB gene encoding ACR3 family arsenite efflux transporter, whose translation is MEKSKNTGLSFFEKYLTVWVILCMIAGVLIGRFLPGIPGFLGRFEYANVSIPIAILIWLMIYPMMLKVDFQSIKNVGKNPKGLFVTWVINWLIKPFTMFGIAWVFFFVIFKALIPPELAKEYLAGAILLGAAPCTAMVFVWSHLTNGNAAYTVVQVATNDLIILVAFTPIVAFLLGVGGVSIPWDTLILSVVLFVVIPLVGGVITRNYIIRKHGLEYLQNQFIPKFGNVTTIGLLLTLIIIFSFQGDVILNNPLHIILIAIPLIIQTFLVFFIAYFSSKALKLPHDIAAPASMIGASNFFELAVAVAISLFGTQSPAALATIVGVLTEVPVMLMLVKIANSTKEWFKLKSKFAL